The Bacteroidota bacterium genome has a window encoding:
- a CDS encoding acyl-CoA dehydrogenase family protein, with protein MAKSDNFQSPDYYLMDELLTDEHKMVRDTTRAWVKKDVSPIVEEACQKAEFPKQWIKGLAGIGAFGPYIPQEFGGAGLDQIAYGLIMQELERGDSGLRSTASVQSSLVMYPIYTFGSEEQKKKYLPKLATGELMGCFGLTEPNHGSDPSSMITNFKDKGDHYLLNGAKMWISNAPFADIAVVWAKNDQGEIQGLIIERGMKGFTTPETHGKWSLRASATGELVFDNVKVPRDNLMPKVKGLKGPLSCLNSARYGISWGAIGAAMDCYDSALQYSKERIQFGKPIAGFQLTQKKLAEMITEITKAQLLCWRLGVLKNENRATPAQISMAKRNSVNMALQIAREARQIHGAMGITGEYSIMRHMMNLESVITYEGTHDIHLLITGMDVTGINAFQ; from the coding sequence ATGGCAAAATCAGACAATTTCCAATCGCCCGATTACTATTTAATGGATGAGTTGCTCACAGATGAGCATAAAATGGTTCGGGATACAACACGTGCATGGGTAAAAAAGGATGTGTCCCCGATCGTTGAAGAAGCCTGCCAGAAAGCTGAATTTCCCAAACAATGGATAAAAGGGCTTGCCGGGATTGGTGCATTCGGCCCATATATACCGCAGGAATTTGGCGGTGCAGGTCTTGACCAGATCGCCTATGGATTGATCATGCAGGAGCTGGAACGCGGTGATTCCGGATTACGTTCAACCGCCTCCGTTCAGAGTTCGCTGGTGATGTATCCCATTTATACTTTTGGAAGCGAAGAACAAAAAAAGAAATATTTGCCGAAACTGGCCACAGGTGAATTGATGGGTTGCTTCGGATTAACAGAACCTAACCATGGATCCGATCCTTCAAGTATGATCACCAATTTTAAAGATAAGGGAGATCATTATTTGCTGAATGGCGCTAAGATGTGGATATCAAACGCTCCCTTTGCCGACATTGCTGTTGTCTGGGCAAAGAATGATCAGGGAGAAATTCAGGGCCTGATCATTGAGCGCGGAATGAAAGGGTTTACAACTCCTGAAACTCACGGTAAATGGTCGTTACGGGCAAGTGCTACGGGTGAACTTGTTTTTGATAATGTAAAAGTTCCCAGGGATAATTTAATGCCCAAAGTAAAAGGATTGAAGGGGCCTTTGAGCTGTCTTAATTCTGCACGTTACGGAATATCATGGGGTGCAATCGGTGCCGCGATGGATTGTTATGACTCAGCGCTGCAGTATTCCAAGGAGCGTATCCAGTTCGGTAAACCTATCGCGGGTTTTCAGCTCACGCAGAAAAAATTAGCCGAAATGATCACCGAAATTACCAAGGCACAGTTGCTCTGCTGGCGCCTGGGAGTTTTGAAAAACGAGAACCGCGCAACACCGGCCCAGATATCAATGGCCAAACGCAATAGTGTGAACATGGCTCTGCAAATAGCACGTGAAGCACGGCAGATACATGGTGCCATGGGGATTACAGGTGAATATTCAATTATGCGCCATATGATGAATCTGGAATCGGTGATCACTTATGAAGGGACACACGATATACATTTGTTGATAACCGGAATGGATGTAACAGGTATAAATGCATTTCAGTAA
- a CDS encoding T9SS type A sorting domain-containing protein, translating to MDRIIKHIVFGLFLLILPLFSNASAAATYTVTTIAASGAGSLSAAIASATTSGDNIVFAIPTATGNPATRTITLTGALPVISTANITIDGTTQTITGYTGVCPKIIINVNSTTRDGISSTATGTAIYGLYIKGGQNGFYTTKSGAIVGAAGKGNVLSGNSNHGIYVNCASTFTGITIKGNYIGVDTLGTSVEVNGTSTSFHGVYITNASSSLSGVTIGGSASGEGNIISGNAGKGIYINSASATSSTGVVIKGNKIGVDVNGTADLGNGSDGVYVYKTTDCTVGGGGTYENNIISGNAGYGIYYDPTIATTAPHFVVKGNYIGVNAVGTASLSNTSGGVYLLSTGSNKTVAIGGTVSGEGNVISGNGGDGVSLSCTSVLAITVYGNKIGVNAAGTAVLANNGHGLIITSATFSSCIVGGSGATDGNIISGNSGKGVYLTTTSSSAGSVIKGNKIGVNAAGDTDFGNGADGIYIINQTDCTIGGSTAAESNVISGNTGYGIYFSASVTTTAPHILIKGNYIGASSDGTMGFSNSSGGIYMPAGAGAKTVFLGGSASGEGNIISGNGGAAVDLNSSGAITATIYGNKIGVDGAGTYAIANSGNGISLNSGSGGLTATIGGSGTYEGNTISGNTSNGILLTSGSTTVATIKGNMIGTNSAGTSALGNSGDGIQMANSGSNLALTIGSSTAGESNVISGNSGDGIDLVTVASGSITCNIKANKIGTGSSATESMGNGGYGIRTSVKDVVIGGSLGADKNYIWNNGTEGVLVTGATTTNVLISHNSFMCNSTSSGIGGIVLVSSGNASKSAPTISSANTTTVTGTSGANDSIEVYLDDICSKTEGRYFRAATKATAGGAWTATGSFNGCVTALAINPSAPRNTSQFSSCVSTGVLPIELLNFTAQYKEGAVHLNWVTATETNNSYFTVERSSDGIRFEIITNVTGAGNSLSKLSYSSIDAKPLKEISYYRLKQTDYDGKFTYSKMVAVENKDDSFLLIYPNPSDGGPVSISMNMFAENEVLLVLYDSFGQTVYSKIVVNGDNDHYLSATIGTESDFVPGVYYVVATSKNQLFRKVLVVSEKSN from the coding sequence ATGGACAGGATTATAAAACATATTGTCTTCGGATTATTTTTATTGATACTGCCATTATTCAGCAATGCAAGTGCGGCTGCAACTTATACCGTAACAACTATAGCGGCATCTGGCGCGGGTTCATTAAGTGCTGCTATTGCCTCCGCAACCACAAGTGGCGACAATATAGTATTTGCCATACCCACAGCTACGGGCAACCCTGCAACACGAACAATAACGTTAACAGGCGCACTGCCTGTAATCAGCACAGCAAATATTACGATTGACGGGACCACCCAAACTATAACCGGCTATACCGGTGTGTGCCCCAAAATAATTATCAATGTAAATTCCACTACACGCGATGGAATAAGCAGTACCGCGACCGGAACTGCCATTTACGGACTTTACATAAAAGGAGGGCAAAACGGTTTTTATACAACTAAAAGCGGAGCAATTGTAGGTGCTGCTGGAAAAGGAAATGTACTCAGCGGAAACAGCAATCATGGCATTTATGTAAATTGTGCAAGCACTTTTACAGGAATTACCATTAAAGGGAATTACATTGGTGTTGACACACTTGGCACATCGGTTGAGGTGAACGGAACAAGCACCTCTTTTCATGGAGTATACATTACCAATGCGAGTAGTTCATTATCAGGTGTTACAATAGGAGGATCCGCCTCAGGTGAAGGAAATATAATTTCAGGAAATGCCGGGAAGGGAATTTATATTAACTCCGCATCAGCTACCAGTTCTACAGGAGTAGTTATTAAAGGGAACAAAATAGGGGTTGATGTAAATGGAACTGCAGATCTGGGTAATGGTTCAGATGGTGTTTACGTTTATAAGACAACAGATTGTACAGTAGGAGGAGGCGGCACTTACGAAAACAATATAATTTCAGGGAATGCCGGATATGGTATTTATTATGACCCAACGATAGCTACTACTGCCCCCCATTTCGTTGTTAAAGGAAACTACATTGGCGTAAATGCGGTCGGAACAGCATCTCTTTCAAACACCAGCGGAGGTGTTTACTTGCTCTCAACAGGTAGTAATAAAACGGTTGCCATCGGTGGAACTGTTTCAGGGGAAGGGAATGTGATTTCCGGAAACGGGGGAGATGGCGTTAGTCTATCATGCACGTCTGTGCTTGCCATTACTGTATATGGAAACAAAATAGGCGTGAATGCCGCCGGAACCGCTGTTCTTGCAAATAACGGACATGGATTAATAATAACCTCAGCTACTTTTTCATCATGTATTGTTGGTGGTTCGGGAGCCACTGACGGCAATATTATTTCCGGAAACAGCGGGAAAGGAGTTTACTTAACTACCACCTCATCTTCAGCCGGCTCGGTTATAAAAGGGAATAAAATTGGCGTAAATGCTGCGGGCGATACTGATTTTGGAAATGGTGCAGATGGAATTTATATTATAAACCAGACGGACTGCACCATAGGGGGAAGCACTGCGGCTGAATCGAATGTTATCTCAGGCAATACCGGATACGGCATTTATTTTTCAGCCTCGGTAACTACTACTGCTCCGCATATTCTTATTAAAGGGAATTATATAGGTGCAAGTTCGGATGGTACAATGGGCTTTTCAAATAGCAGTGGCGGAATATACATGCCTGCCGGAGCCGGTGCAAAAACTGTTTTCTTAGGAGGCAGTGCTTCCGGTGAAGGAAATATTATTTCCGGAAATGGGGGTGCCGCCGTTGACTTGAATTCTTCTGGAGCTATAACAGCTACTATTTATGGCAATAAAATAGGTGTTGATGGAGCAGGAACATATGCAATTGCAAATAGCGGGAATGGAATTTCCTTAAACTCGGGTTCAGGGGGCCTTACTGCAACAATAGGGGGCTCCGGTACCTATGAAGGAAATACTATTTCAGGAAATACTTCAAACGGAATTCTTCTGACTTCTGGTTCAACTACAGTGGCAACTATTAAGGGTAACATGATCGGAACAAATTCTGCCGGAACCTCAGCTTTAGGAAATTCAGGTGATGGCATTCAGATGGCGAACAGTGGTTCTAATCTCGCGTTAACAATCGGATCCTCTACTGCTGGTGAATCGAATGTTATTTCCGGTAATTCCGGTGATGGCATTGATTTGGTAACAGTGGCATCAGGGAGTATTACATGTAATATTAAAGCAAATAAAATAGGAACCGGTTCTTCTGCAACGGAGTCGATGGGGAATGGAGGTTATGGAATACGCACCTCAGTGAAAGACGTTGTTATTGGAGGATCTCTGGGAGCTGACAAAAATTATATCTGGAACAATGGAACAGAGGGGGTATTGGTTACTGGTGCAACAACAACCAACGTTTTAATCAGCCATAACAGTTTTATGTGTAATTCAACAAGTAGTGGCATTGGGGGTATCGTGTTAGTTAGCAGTGGAAACGCCAGTAAGTCCGCTCCGACAATTTCATCTGCAAATACCACGACGGTTACCGGCACATCAGGCGCAAATGACAGTATTGAAGTTTACCTTGACGATATTTGCTCAAAAACGGAAGGCCGATATTTCCGAGCTGCTACTAAAGCTACTGCCGGAGGCGCCTGGACTGCCACCGGTTCTTTCAATGGATGTGTAACTGCATTGGCTATCAATCCTTCTGCTCCGCGAAACACCTCTCAGTTCTCATCGTGTGTTTCAACCGGAGTTTTACCTATAGAACTGCTGAATTTTACCGCTCAATACAAGGAGGGTGCAGTTCATTTGAACTGGGTAACTGCTACTGAGACCAACAATAGTTATTTTACTGTTGAAAGATCTTCTGACGGGATTCGCTTTGAAATTATTACTAATGTAACAGGGGCTGGAAATAGTTTATCGAAATTAAGTTACAGCAGTATTGATGCGAAGCCTTTGAAAGAGATTTCATACTATCGCTTAAAGCAAACAGATTACGACGGAAAATTTACCTATTCTAAAATGGTCGCTGTTGAGAATAAAGATGATAGCTTTTTGCTTATATACCCTAATCCATCTGATGGCGGTCCGGTAAGTATTAGTATGAATATGTTTGCTGAAAACGAAGTCTTGTTGGTGTTATATGATTCATTCGGCCAAACGGTATATTCTAAAATCGTTGTTAATGGTGATAATGACCATTATCTCTCAGCCACTATAGGTACTGAAAGTGACTTTGTGCCCGGAGTGTATTATGTTGTTGCCACAAGTAAAAATCAATTGTTCAGGAAGGTACTCGTTGTTTCCGAAAAAAGTAATTGA